One Rhodobacteraceae bacterium M385 genomic region harbors:
- a CDS encoding FRG domain-containing protein, which produces MNAIRPQLDLEPLLKITRIDNFSDFHDAVGGVAAECKIFRGVADVESHKLIPGVGRLSTIQRGNTGLRSYERSILKQFKQSALPFLTTRPQTELEWLAIAQHHGLPTRLLDWSYNPMVALFFATFAVSNLMCGVYCYRPRDKTIRTSDDIDPFEIKHVLKFSPDHYSDRIVSQMGLFTVHPEPREELKATDRLELLTFAPNVALDLRYALRRYGFSRASMFPGLDGVSAHVMER; this is translated from the coding sequence TTGAACGCCATTCGACCCCAATTGGATCTGGAGCCTCTATTGAAAATTACTAGAATAGACAATTTTTCCGACTTCCATGATGCAGTCGGTGGTGTGGCGGCAGAATGCAAGATTTTTCGAGGTGTGGCAGACGTCGAAAGCCATAAGCTGATACCTGGAGTGGGGCGCCTTTCGACGATCCAGCGAGGGAACACTGGATTACGTTCCTATGAACGGAGTATCCTGAAGCAATTTAAGCAATCCGCGCTGCCATTTCTAACGACCCGTCCACAGACAGAGTTGGAGTGGCTAGCAATTGCACAACATCACGGACTTCCAACGAGGCTCTTGGATTGGTCATATAATCCGATGGTGGCGCTATTTTTCGCCACGTTTGCGGTATCTAACCTTATGTGTGGCGTTTATTGCTACAGGCCGAGGGACAAAACAATTCGGACTTCCGATGACATCGATCCCTTCGAGATCAAGCACGTGCTGAAGTTCTCTCCAGATCACTATAGCGATCGGATAGTTTCGCAAATGGGGCTCTTCACGGTGCATCCCGAGCCGAGAGAAGAACTGAAAGCCACAGATCGGTTAGAGTTATTAACTTTCGCGCCGAATGTTGCACTCGATCTACGGTACGCTTTGCGTAGGTATGGGTTTTCAAGAGCCTCAATGTTTCCGGGACTCGATGGCGTGTCGGCACATGTTATGGAACGGTAA
- the rplB gene encoding 50S ribosomal protein L2 produces MALKSYKPTTPGQRGLVLIDRSELWKGRPVKALTQGLTKKGGRNNTGRITARRIGGGAKRLYRIVDFKRKKFDMPATVERIEYDPNRTAFIALVRYEDGELNYVLAPQRLGVGDKIVASAKADIKPGNAMPFSGLPIGTIVHNIELKPGKGGQIARAAGTYAQFVGRDGGYAQIRLSSGELRLVRQECMATVGAVSNPDNSNQNLGKAGRVRHMGKRPSVRGVAMNPIDHPHGGGEGRTSGGRTPVTPWGKDTKGRRTRDKNKASQKLIIRSRHAKKKGR; encoded by the coding sequence ATGGCACTCAAGTCGTATAAGCCGACGACGCCGGGCCAGCGTGGGCTGGTACTGATTGACCGTTCGGAGCTTTGGAAAGGACGCCCCGTCAAGGCCCTCACGCAGGGTTTGACGAAGAAGGGCGGACGGAACAACACCGGACGGATCACGGCGCGTAGAATTGGTGGTGGTGCAAAGCGCCTCTATCGCATCGTAGACTTCAAGCGGAAGAAATTCGATATGCCGGCGACAGTCGAGCGGATCGAATATGACCCGAACCGGACAGCATTCATCGCCCTCGTGCGCTATGAAGATGGTGAACTGAACTATGTTCTGGCACCTCAGCGTCTGGGCGTTGGCGACAAGATCGTTGCCTCCGCAAAAGCCGACATCAAGCCGGGCAACGCAATGCCGTTCAGCGGCCTGCCAATCGGTACGATCGTCCACAACATCGAGTTGAAGCCCGGCAAAGGCGGCCAGATTGCCCGCGCCGCTGGCACCTACGCTCAATTCGTTGGTCGTGACGGTGGTTACGCACAGATCCGCCTGTCCTCGGGTGAGCTTCGCCTCGTCCGTCAGGAATGCATGGCAACGGTTGGTGCGGTATCGAACCCCGACAACTCGAACCAGAACCTTGGTAAAGCGGGCCGCGTCCGCCACATGGGCAAGCGTCCATCGGTACGTGGTGTTGCCATGAACCCGATCGATCACCCCCACGGTGGTGGTGAAGGCCGGACCTCCGGTGGTCGTACACCTGTTACGCCATGGGGTAAGGACACCAAGGGCCGTCGCACCCGCGACAAGAACAAGGCAAGCCAAAAGCTGATTATCCGCAGCAGGCACGCCAAGAAGAAAGGGCGCTAA
- the rpsS gene encoding 30S ribosomal protein S19 gives MSRSVWKGPFVDSYVLKKAEASKESGRNEVIKIWSRRSTILPQFVGLTFGVYNGRKHVPVNVTEDMIGQKFGEYSPTRTYYGHAADKKAKRK, from the coding sequence ATGAGCCGCTCCGTATGGAAAGGTCCTTTTGTCGACAGCTATGTCCTCAAGAAGGCCGAAGCATCCAAGGAATCCGGTCGTAACGAGGTCATCAAGATCTGGTCGCGCCGCTCCACCATCCTCCCTCAGTTCGTCGGTCTGACGTTCGGTGTGTACAACGGCCGTAAGCACGTGCCGGTGAATGTCACCGAAGACATGATCGGTCAGAAGTTCGGGGAATACTCGCCAACGCGGACCTACTACGGTCACGCCGCCGACAAGAAGGCGAAGCGCAAATGA
- the rplV gene encoding 50S ribosomal protein L22: MSKEKNPRRVADNEAMAKLRMLKTSPQKLNLVAGLIRGQKVEKALTDLTFSKKRIAIDVKKCLQSAIANAENNHGLDVDDLIVAEAWVGKNLTMKRGRPRARGRFGKILKPFAELTITVRQVEETS; this comes from the coding sequence ATGAGCAAGGAAAAGAACCCCCGCCGCGTCGCGGACAATGAGGCAATGGCCAAACTGCGTATGCTGAAGACCAGCCCGCAGAAGCTGAACCTTGTTGCTGGCCTCATTCGTGGCCAGAAGGTCGAAAAGGCCCTTACGGACCTGACCTTCTCCAAAAAGCGCATCGCAATCGACGTGAAGAAATGTCTTCAGTCGGCCATTGCCAACGCAGAGAACAACCACGGCTTGGACGTCGATGATCTGATCGTCGCCGAAGCTTGGGTAGGTAAGAACCTGACCATGAAGCGTGGACGTCCACGTGCCCGTGGCCGGTTTGGTAAAATTCTCAAGCCGTTCGCTGAATTGACGATCACGGTTCGCCAGGTCGAGGAGACTTCGTAA
- the rpsC gene encoding 30S ribosomal protein S3 gives MGHKVNPIGMRLQVNRTWDSRWYADTKDYGDLLLEDIKIREYIKSGWWEFVAKRDKRPAGDAGISKIIIERPHKKCRVTIHSARPGVIIGKKGADIEGLRKKLAEITDSELHLNIVEVRKPELDARLVAESIAQQLERRVSFRRAMKRAVQNAMRMGSLGIRVNVAGRLGGAEIARTEWYREGRVPLHTLRADIDYAHAEASTAYGIIGIKTWIFKGEIMEHDPSAHDRRQQELQESGGASRPRRDR, from the coding sequence ATGGGACATAAAGTAAACCCCATCGGCATGCGTCTCCAGGTTAACCGGACCTGGGACAGCCGCTGGTACGCCGACACCAAAGACTATGGTGACCTGCTGCTGGAAGACATCAAGATCCGCGAATACATCAAGTCTGGTTGGTGGGAATTTGTTGCAAAGCGCGACAAACGCCCTGCTGGCGATGCTGGTATCTCCAAGATCATCATCGAGCGTCCGCACAAGAAGTGCCGCGTGACAATTCACTCGGCGCGTCCGGGTGTGATCATCGGTAAAAAAGGTGCAGACATCGAAGGCCTGCGCAAGAAACTGGCCGAAATCACGGACAGCGAATTGCACCTCAACATTGTTGAAGTTCGCAAGCCCGAGCTGGACGCCCGCCTGGTTGCAGAGAGCATCGCTCAGCAGCTTGAGCGTCGTGTGTCTTTCCGTCGTGCCATGAAGCGTGCCGTTCAAAACGCCATGCGCATGGGTTCCCTGGGTATCCGGGTGAACGTCGCGGGCCGCCTTGGTGGCGCCGAGATCGCGCGGACCGAATGGTATCGTGAGGGCCGCGTGCCTTTGCATACGCTTCGTGCCGACATCGACTACGCACATGCCGAGGCATCTACCGCCTATGGCATCATCGGTATCAAGACCTGGATCTTCAAAGGCGAAATCATGGAGCACGATCCGTCGGCCCATGACCGTCGCCAGCAGGAGCTTCAGGAAAGCGGTGGGGCATCGCGCCCACGCCGTGATCGCTGA
- the rplP gene encoding 50S ribosomal protein L16: MLQPKRTKFRKMQKGRIRGEAKGGSDITFGTYGLKALQPERVTARQIEAARRAMTRHMKRQGRVWIRIFPDTPVTSKPVEVRMGKGKGSVDFWACKVKPGRIMFEIDGVSEPIAREALRLAAMKLPVKTRTVVREDW, from the coding sequence ATGTTGCAACCAAAACGGACTAAGTTCCGCAAAATGCAGAAGGGCCGTATTCGCGGCGAAGCCAAAGGCGGTTCGGACATCACGTTCGGCACCTACGGCTTGAAAGCTCTGCAGCCCGAGCGTGTTACTGCACGCCAGATCGAAGCCGCCCGTCGGGCCATGACGCGTCACATGAAGCGTCAGGGTCGCGTCTGGATCCGTATCTTCCCGGACACTCCGGTTACCTCCAAGCCTGTCGAAGTTCGGATGGGTAAAGGTAAAGGTTCGGTCGACTTCTGGGCCTGCAAAGTGAAGCCTGGTCGTATCATGTTTGAAATCGACGGTGTGTCCGAGCCCATCGCCCGTGAGGCCCTGCGCCTTGCCGCGATGAAGCTTCCGGTCAAGACCCGCACGGTCGTTCGTGAAGACTGGTAA
- the rpmC gene encoding 50S ribosomal protein L29: MSAQELRDKTPDQLRDELTSLKKEAFNLRFQQATGQIENTARMRQVRRDAARVKTILNEKAAAAAAEA; encoded by the coding sequence ATGAGCGCCCAAGAACTGCGTGACAAGACGCCAGATCAGCTTCGTGATGAACTGACGTCTCTGAAGAAGGAAGCGTTTAACCTGCGTTTCCAACAGGCCACTGGCCAAATCGAAAACACTGCTCGTATGCGTCAGGTTCGCCGTGACGCGGCACGTGTTAAGACTATCCTGAACGAAAAAGCGGCCGCTGCCGCAGCGGAGGCCTGA
- the rpsQ gene encoding 30S ribosomal protein S17, which translates to MPKRILTGTVTSDANEQTVTVSVERRFKHPVMQKTIRKSKKYRAHDPLNTFKTGDQVRIQECAPVSKSKRWEVIVS; encoded by the coding sequence ATGCCCAAACGCATCCTGACCGGCACCGTGACCAGCGACGCCAACGAGCAGACCGTAACCGTATCCGTGGAGCGTCGCTTCAAGCACCCGGTTATGCAAAAGACGATCCGTAAGTCCAAGAAGTACCGGGCTCACGATCCTCTGAATACCTTCAAGACCGGCGACCAGGTCCGCATTCAAGAATGCGCCCCAGTCTCCAAATCCAAACGCTGGGAGGTGATCGTTTCCTAA
- the rplN gene encoding 50S ribosomal protein L14: MIQMQTNLDVADNSGARRVQCIKVLGGSKRKYASVGDVIVVSVKEAIPRGRVKKGDVRKAVVVRTAKQVRRDDGTAISFDSNAAVILNNNNEPMGTRIFGPVVRELRAKNFMKIISLAPEVL; encoded by the coding sequence ATGATCCAGATGCAGACTAATCTGGATGTTGCTGATAACAGCGGCGCTCGCCGTGTTCAGTGCATCAAGGTTCTGGGTGGTTCCAAGCGTAAGTACGCATCCGTCGGCGACGTTATTGTCGTCTCGGTAAAGGAAGCCATCCCGCGCGGTCGTGTTAAGAAGGGTGATGTCCGTAAGGCCGTCGTCGTTCGCACCGCCAAACAAGTTCGTCGCGACGACGGCACAGCTATCAGCTTTGACAGCAACGCCGCCGTGATCCTCAACAACAACAACGAGCCTATGGGCACCCGTATCTTCGGGCCAGTTGTTCGTGAGCTTCGCGCCAAGAACTTCATGAAGATCATCTCGCTTGCGCCGGAGGTGCTGTAA
- the rplX gene encoding 50S ribosomal protein L24: protein MAAKLKKGDKVVVLTGKDKGKQGEITSVNPSAGKAIVEGVNIAIRHTKQSQSSQGGRVPQAMPIQLSNLALLDANGKATRVGFKIEDGKKVRVAKTTGDVI from the coding sequence ATGGCTGCTAAGTTGAAAAAGGGCGACAAGGTCGTCGTGCTTACTGGCAAGGACAAGGGCAAGCAGGGTGAGATCACCTCTGTTAACCCATCTGCCGGCAAAGCCATCGTGGAAGGCGTGAACATCGCCATCCGCCACACCAAGCAGAGCCAGTCCAGCCAAGGTGGTCGCGTCCCGCAAGCGATGCCCATCCAGCTGAGCAACCTGGCCCTTCTCGATGCAAACGGCAAAGCAACCCGCGTTGGCTTCAAGATTGAAGACGGCAAGAAGGTTCGCGTCGCCAAGACCACGGGGGACGTGATCTAA
- the rplE gene encoding 50S ribosomal protein L5: MLDTANYTPRLKAAYAETIKAAMKEEFGYKNDMQIPGLEKIVLNIGSGAESVRDTKKAKSAQEDLTAIAGQHAVVTKAKKSIAGFRLREEHPVGAKVTLRGDRMYDFLDRLTTIAMPRIRDFRGVKPSFDGRGNFAMGLKEHIVFPEINFDKVDVNWGMDIIIVTTAKTDAEAKSLLKHFNMPFNA, encoded by the coding sequence ATGTTGGACACAGCAAACTATACCCCGCGCCTGAAAGCTGCCTACGCCGAGACGATCAAAGCGGCGATGAAGGAAGAGTTCGGCTACAAAAACGACATGCAGATCCCAGGTCTTGAGAAAATCGTTCTCAACATCGGATCCGGTGCCGAGTCCGTGCGTGACACCAAAAAAGCGAAATCTGCTCAGGAAGACCTGACAGCAATTGCCGGTCAGCACGCCGTCGTCACGAAGGCCAAGAAGTCCATCGCTGGCTTCCGTCTGCGTGAAGAGCATCCCGTGGGCGCGAAAGTGACCCTGCGCGGTGACCGCATGTATGACTTCCTCGATCGTCTGACGACCATCGCGATGCCCCGTATCCGGGACTTCCGCGGCGTGAAGCCTTCGTTCGATGGCCGCGGCAACTTCGCCATGGGCTTGAAAGAGCATATCGTATTCCCCGAGATCAACTTCGACAAAGTCGATGTGAACTGGGGCATGGATATCATCATTGTCACAACGGCGAAGACTGACGCCGAGGCGAAGTCGCTTCTGAAGCACTTCAACATGCCCTTCAACGCCTGA
- the rpsN gene encoding 30S ribosomal protein S14, whose translation MAKVSMVQRELKRQRLVAKYADKRAALKEIATDESKSMEERFKARLKLAKLPRDSSATRLHNRCQLTGRPKAYYRKLKMSRIKLRDLASNGQIPGMVKSSW comes from the coding sequence ATGGCAAAAGTATCCATGGTCCAACGCGAGCTTAAGCGTCAGCGTTTGGTGGCAAAATACGCCGACAAACGTGCTGCGCTCAAAGAGATCGCAACCGATGAATCGAAGTCGATGGAAGAGCGCTTCAAGGCACGCCTTAAACTGGCGAAACTGCCTCGCGATAGCTCGGCCACCCGTCTTCACAACCGTTGCCAGCTGACCGGTCGCCCAAAGGCGTACTACCGCAAGCTGAAAATGTCGCGGATCAAGCTGCGTGATTTGGCCTCCAACGGTCAGATCCCCGGCATGGTCAAGTCGAGCTGGTAA
- the rpsH gene encoding 30S ribosomal protein S8: protein MNDPISDMLTRIRNSQMRGKSTVETPASKARARVLDVLADEGYIRGYESTTGKDGHPAFEISLKYYEGTPVIRELKRVSKPGRRVYMSVGDIPQVRQGLGVSIVSTSKGVMSDANARSQNVGGEVLCTIF, encoded by the coding sequence ATGAATGATCCTATCAGTGATATGCTGACCCGCATCCGGAACTCCCAGATGCGCGGTAAGTCCACGGTCGAGACCCCTGCCTCCAAAGCGCGTGCGCGCGTTCTGGATGTGCTGGCGGACGAAGGCTACATTCGCGGCTACGAGTCCACGACTGGTAAAGACGGTCACCCGGCATTCGAGATCAGCTTGAAGTACTACGAAGGCACCCCTGTCATTCGTGAACTCAAGCGCGTCTCCAAGCCTGGTCGTCGTGTTTACATGTCCGTGGGTGACATTCCTCAGGTCCGTCAGGGTCTGGGTGTGTCGATCGTATCCACCTCGAAGGGCGTCATGTCCGATGCAAACGCTCGCAGCCAGAATGTTGGCGGCGAAGTGCTTTGCACAATCTTCTAA
- the rplF gene encoding 50S ribosomal protein L6 yields the protein MSRIGKKPVELPGGVEASVSGQTIEVKGPKGTRTFKATDDVTLSVADNAISVEPRGKSKRARQQWGMSRTMVQNLVTGVTDGFKKELEIQGVGYRAQMQGNVLKLSLGYSHDVDFTVPEGVTVNCPKNTEVVIEGTDQQLVGQVAANIREWRAPEPYKGKGIRYKGEYIFRKEGKKK from the coding sequence ATGTCTCGTATTGGTAAAAAACCGGTCGAGCTGCCCGGAGGTGTAGAAGCTTCCGTGTCAGGTCAGACCATCGAAGTGAAGGGCCCCAAGGGCACCCGCACTTTCAAGGCAACCGACGACGTCACTTTGAGTGTCGCGGATAACGCCATCTCTGTTGAACCACGCGGTAAGTCCAAGCGTGCGCGTCAGCAGTGGGGCATGTCCCGCACGATGGTGCAAAACCTCGTCACCGGCGTCACCGACGGTTTCAAGAAAGAGCTTGAGATCCAGGGTGTGGGTTATCGCGCGCAGATGCAGGGCAACGTCCTGAAACTGTCGCTTGGTTATTCCCATGACGTTGACTTCACCGTTCCAGAGGGCGTCACCGTGAACTGCCCCAAGAACACCGAAGTCGTGATCGAAGGAACCGACCAGCAGCTTGTTGGTCAAGTCGCAGCAAACATTCGCGAATGGCGCGCGCCAGAGCCCTATAAGGGCAAAGGCATCCGCTACAAAGGCGAATATATCTTCCGTAAGGAAGGCAAGAAGAAGTAA
- the rplR gene encoding 50S ribosomal protein L18, giving the protein MALSKRELFQKRRLRNRNKMRKMANGRARLSVHRSNKNISVQLIDDLNGVTLASASSLEPALGVVGKNNVEASAKIGEAIAERAKKAGVEECYFDRGGFLFHGRVKALADAAREGGLKF; this is encoded by the coding sequence ATGGCACTAAGCAAACGAGAGCTGTTCCAGAAGCGCCGCCTGCGCAACCGGAACAAAATGCGGAAAATGGCCAACGGACGCGCGCGTCTGTCGGTTCATCGTTCGAACAAGAACATCTCCGTTCAACTCATCGACGACCTCAACGGCGTGACTTTGGCTTCGGCCTCCTCGCTGGAGCCGGCGCTGGGTGTGGTCGGCAAGAACAACGTCGAGGCTTCGGCCAAAATCGGCGAAGCGATTGCCGAGCGGGCGAAGAAGGCTGGCGTCGAAGAATGTTACTTCGACCGTGGCGGCTTCCTGTTCCACGGGCGTGTGAAGGCTTTGGCCGACGCAGCGCGTGAAGGCGGCTTGAAGTTCTAA
- the rpsE gene encoding 30S ribosomal protein S5: MAERENRGRGRGRNREEETPEFADRLVAINRVSKTVKGGKRFGFAALVVVGDQRGRVGFGKGKAKEVPEAIRKATEQAKRQLIRVPLKEGRTLHHDVLGRHGAGKVTMRTAPEGTGIIAGGPMRAVFEMLGVKDVVSKSTGSQNPYNMIRATLDGLRNESSPRQVASRRGKKVADILPKRDDAPAAEAATEEA, from the coding sequence ATGGCAGAACGTGAAAACCGGGGGCGTGGCCGTGGCCGCAACCGCGAAGAAGAAACGCCAGAATTCGCGGACCGCTTGGTCGCGATCAACCGCGTATCTAAGACAGTAAAAGGCGGTAAGCGCTTTGGTTTCGCAGCCCTCGTGGTTGTGGGTGACCAGCGTGGCCGTGTCGGCTTCGGCAAAGGTAAAGCGAAAGAAGTACCTGAGGCGATCCGCAAGGCAACCGAGCAGGCCAAGCGTCAGCTGATCCGCGTACCTCTGAAAGAGGGCCGCACGTTGCACCACGACGTTCTGGGCCGTCACGGCGCGGGCAAGGTGACGATGCGTACCGCACCTGAAGGTACAGGTATCATCGCCGGTGGTCCCATGCGTGCCGTGTTCGAGATGCTCGGTGTCAAGGACGTGGTTTCCAAGTCCACGGGTTCCCAGAACCCTTACAACATGATCCGCGCCACGCTGGACGGTCTTCGCAACGAATCGAGCCCCCGTCAGGTAGCTTCGCGTCGTGGCAAGAAGGTTGCTGACATCCTGCCTAAGCGGGATGACGCGCCAGCGGCTGAAGCTGCAACTGAGGAGGCCTAA
- the rpmD gene encoding 50S ribosomal protein L30, with amino-acid sequence MAKTIVVKQIGSPIRRPEIQRKTLIGLGLNKMHKTRELEDTPSVRGMVNKIPHLVEIIEERG; translated from the coding sequence ATGGCTAAAACGATTGTTGTAAAGCAGATCGGTTCCCCGATCCGCCGCCCCGAGATTCAGCGCAAGACGCTGATCGGTCTGGGCCTGAACAAAATGCACAAGACCCGTGAATTGGAAGATACGCCTTCCGTTCGCGGCATGGTCAACAAGATCCCGCATCTGGTGGAAATCATCGAAGAGCGCGGCTAA
- the rplO gene encoding 50S ribosomal protein L15 encodes MKLHELSDNPGATKKRKRVGRGPGSGTGKMGGRGIKGQKSRSGVAINAYEGGQMPLYQRLPKRGFSKPNRKKFAVVNLGLIQKFIEAGKLDGKADITEDALVASGLVRRKLDGVRVLANGEVSGKLNITVTGASKAAIDAVAAAGGALTVAAPAAAE; translated from the coding sequence ATGAAACTGCACGAACTTAGTGATAACCCGGGCGCAACCAAGAAACGCAAGCGCGTTGGTCGCGGTCCAGGCTCCGGCACCGGTAAAATGGGTGGCCGTGGTATCAAAGGTCAAAAGTCCCGTTCGGGTGTGGCGATCAACGCGTATGAGGGTGGCCAAATGCCCCTCTACCAACGTCTTCCTAAGCGCGGTTTCAGCAAACCCAACCGGAAGAAGTTCGCTGTTGTGAACCTGGGCCTGATCCAGAAGTTCATCGAAGCGGGCAAACTGGACGGCAAAGCGGACATCACCGAAGACGCGCTGGTTGCGTCCGGTCTGGTCCGCCGCAAGCTGGACGGTGTTCGGGTTCTGGCCAACGGCGAAGTCTCTGGCAAGCTGAACATCACCGTCACGGGTGCCTCTAAAGCGGCCATCGACGCCGTTGCAGCCGCCGGTGGCGCGCTGACTGTTGCGGCGCCTGCTGCGGCTGAGTAA
- the secY gene encoding preprotein translocase subunit SecY, with the protein MSSAAEQMAANMSWSAFGKATELRQRIWFTLGLLIIYRIGTYIPVPGIDPEQLRAFFDSAAAGLGGVLNMFTGGALSRMGIFALGIMPYISASIIVQLMSAMVPAMEALKKEGESGRKKLNQYTRYGTVVLATAQAYGLAVSMESGGLATDPGWFFRAGCVITLVGGTMFLMWLGEQITNRGIGNGISLIIFVGIVAEIPAALAQFFEAGRSSLSAATTIGVIAMLIATLIFVVFMERSLRKIHIQYPRRQVGMKVYDGGSSHLPIKVNPAGVIPAIFASSLLLLPTTLTTFGGTEGNGPVLSWILANFGSGQPLYLLFFAAMIVFFTYFYTLNVSFKVDDVADNLKNQNGFIPGIRPGARTAEYLEYVVRRILVLGAGYLALVCMLPEIVRTNLSITAYFGGTSILIIVSVGMDTVQQIQSHLLAHQYEGLLEKSQLRGRKGGAKKPRKGPARR; encoded by the coding sequence ATGTCATCAGCAGCGGAGCAAATGGCCGCCAACATGAGCTGGAGCGCGTTCGGTAAAGCGACCGAACTGCGTCAGCGCATCTGGTTCACTCTGGGCCTTCTGATTATCTATCGTATCGGCACCTATATCCCGGTGCCCGGTATCGACCCCGAGCAGCTTCGTGCGTTCTTTGATAGCGCTGCTGCTGGTTTGGGCGGCGTCTTGAACATGTTCACCGGCGGCGCCCTGTCGCGGATGGGTATCTTCGCGCTTGGCATCATGCCTTACATCTCGGCCTCGATCATCGTGCAGCTCATGTCGGCCATGGTGCCGGCGATGGAAGCGCTGAAGAAAGAGGGCGAGAGCGGCCGTAAAAAGCTAAACCAATACACCCGCTACGGTACTGTCGTGCTGGCAACAGCGCAGGCTTACGGCCTTGCGGTAAGCATGGAATCGGGCGGCCTTGCCACGGATCCGGGCTGGTTCTTCCGCGCAGGCTGCGTGATTACGCTGGTGGGCGGCACCATGTTCCTGATGTGGTTGGGTGAACAGATCACCAACCGTGGCATCGGCAACGGTATCTCGTTGATTATCTTCGTCGGCATCGTCGCAGAAATCCCCGCCGCCTTGGCGCAGTTCTTTGAGGCCGGCCGGAGCTCGCTTTCTGCTGCGACGACAATCGGTGTGATCGCGATGTTGATAGCCACGCTAATCTTCGTGGTCTTCATGGAGCGATCTTTGCGTAAGATCCACATCCAGTACCCGCGCCGCCAAGTCGGTATGAAGGTTTACGATGGCGGCTCCAGCCACTTGCCGATCAAAGTGAACCCTGCGGGCGTTATCCCTGCGATCTTTGCATCCTCGCTGCTGTTGCTGCCTACAACGCTGACCACATTCGGCGGCACCGAAGGCAACGGTCCTGTCCTTAGCTGGATTTTGGCGAACTTCGGGTCGGGCCAGCCGCTCTACCTGTTGTTCTTTGCGGCGATGATCGTGTTCTTTACGTATTTCTACACGCTCAACGTGTCCTTCAAAGTGGATGACGTGGCGGACAATCTGAAGAACCAGAACGGCTTCATTCCGGGCATTCGTCCGGGGGCGCGGACGGCAGAATATCTTGAGTATGTCGTGCGCCGCATCCTTGTTCTGGGCGCCGGTTATTTGGCGCTGGTTTGCATGTTGCCGGAAATTGTACGGACCAACCTTTCTATCACGGCCTACTTCGGCGGCACCTCGATCCTGATCATCGTGTCAGTGGGGATGGACACTGTGCAACAAATCCAGTCACATTTGCTGGCTCATCAATACGAAGGCCTGCTGGAGAAATCTCAGCTGCGCGGTCGGAAGGGTGGAGCGAAAAAACCACGTAAAGGACCTGCGCGCCGATGA
- a CDS encoding adenylate kinase produces MNIILLGPPGAGKGTQAGILVEARGMVQLSTGDMLRAARTSGTEMGNLVAGVMDRGELVTDEIVIGLIREQLEKGGSGFIFDGFPRTLAQADALADLLAEVGQTLDHVIAMEVNDEALVGRIVNRAKEAEAAGQPVRADDNEESLKIRLMEYYKKTSPLIGYYHAKGQLNWVPGLGEIAEVSKSIADVLDA; encoded by the coding sequence ATGAACATCATTCTGCTAGGACCGCCAGGGGCGGGTAAGGGAACTCAAGCCGGAATTCTCGTTGAAGCTCGCGGCATGGTGCAACTGTCCACCGGCGATATGCTGCGTGCCGCCCGCACCAGCGGCACCGAGATGGGCAATCTTGTTGCCGGCGTGATGGACCGCGGAGAGCTTGTGACCGATGAGATCGTTATCGGTCTGATCCGCGAGCAGCTGGAAAAAGGCGGCTCTGGTTTCATCTTCGACGGTTTCCCTCGCACCTTGGCCCAAGCAGACGCATTGGCAGACTTGTTGGCCGAAGTTGGCCAGACGCTGGATCATGTCATCGCCATGGAAGTCAACGATGAGGCGCTTGTGGGCCGGATCGTCAACCGCGCGAAAGAGGCAGAGGCCGCAGGCCAACCCGTGCGCGCCGACGACAATGAGGAAAGCCTCAAGATCCGCCTGATGGAATACTACAAGAAGACGTCCCCGCTGATCGGCTATTACCATGCTAAAGGTCAGTTGAACTGGGTCCCCGGCTTGGGGGAAATCGCAGAAGTGTCCAAGAGCATCGCGGACGTTCTGGACGCTTAA